Proteins found in one Nostoc sp. NIES-3756 genomic segment:
- a CDS encoding AIM24 family protein — protein sequence MQYEVKIIEPTDLWYLQNNINKDTNKYFHPTKNIPFVQQIEIKIENSGVVIQKGALHRCIGKLTHGVYKTDNRLKDMWVSLMTEIDYNAPVYKGSGNVYLEPRGKGQFLHYTDIEILNQEQWEFDDGIFQFCSDNVILGTKKLKFRQMSASGDGRWRIAIKGLPGQTARVVTGTNTPAKIIEIYRGETVIADYDLVKGFTSGIHEDYRKLGHFGKGGGEGYVWVYEGEGKLLISETDGMGLG from the coding sequence ATGCAATACGAAGTCAAGATTATAGAACCCACAGACTTGTGGTATCTCCAAAATAATATTAATAAAGACACCAATAAATATTTTCATCCCACTAAAAACATTCCTTTTGTTCAGCAAATTGAAATCAAAATAGAAAATTCAGGCGTTGTCATTCAAAAAGGTGCTTTGCACAGATGTATTGGTAAATTAACTCATGGAGTTTATAAAACTGATAACCGTTTAAAAGATATGTGGGTATCTTTAATGACGGAGATAGATTACAACGCCCCTGTTTATAAAGGTAGTGGCAATGTATATCTTGAACCTAGAGGAAAAGGTCAGTTTTTACATTACACAGATATTGAAATTCTCAATCAAGAACAATGGGAATTTGATGATGGCATCTTTCAGTTTTGTTCTGATAACGTCATTTTAGGAACTAAAAAATTAAAATTTCGCCAAATGTCAGCTTCTGGTGATGGCAGATGGCGCATAGCTATTAAAGGTTTACCAGGGCAAACAGCTAGAGTTGTTACAGGTACAAATACGCCAGCTAAAATTATTGAAATCTACAGAGGTGAAACGGTAATTGCTGACTATGATTTAGTGAAAGGGTTTACAAGTGGGATTCACGAAGACTACCGCAAATTAGGACATTTTGGTAAAGGTGGCGGTGAGGGTTATGTTTGGGTATATGAAGGTGAAGGTAAATTACTCATATCTGAAACTGATGGTATGGGACTAGGTTAA
- a CDS encoding LemA family protein, which produces MNNADKRIPEDIAPEVLELASRYYAQQNQSYSPGELIAAGKEVNIPAELIQQAIQEVQARHQQKLEKQQQLVHLRQRLLIFGAGIVAALTVWTAWTYNFLQNSSTRVEAAWAQVENQLQRRADLIPNLVNVTQAYAKQEKELISLLVQSRQAYVQAVTPEQKATAIAQINQAIALFQNYAAANNQLRSSQLFINLQYELAGTENRIAVERMRYNQAVQAYNREIQSFPNSLVANTFGFEKQKFFQANNTQVPKIMP; this is translated from the coding sequence ATGAACAATGCAGACAAGAGAATCCCCGAAGATATTGCCCCGGAAGTGCTAGAGTTAGCCTCACGTTACTACGCGCAGCAAAACCAAAGTTATTCCCCAGGTGAATTAATAGCAGCCGGAAAAGAAGTTAATATTCCGGCGGAGTTGATTCAACAAGCCATTCAAGAAGTTCAAGCAAGACATCAGCAAAAACTGGAGAAACAACAGCAATTAGTCCACCTACGCCAAAGACTACTTATCTTTGGTGCAGGTATAGTTGCCGCCTTAACAGTCTGGACTGCTTGGACTTATAATTTTTTACAGAATAGTAGTACCAGAGTAGAAGCGGCTTGGGCGCAAGTGGAAAATCAACTCCAACGCCGTGCTGATTTGATACCCAACTTAGTCAATGTGACGCAAGCTTACGCCAAACAGGAAAAAGAGTTAATTTCTTTATTAGTGCAGTCACGACAGGCTTATGTGCAAGCAGTCACTCCAGAACAAAAAGCTACTGCGATCGCGCAAATTAATCAAGCGATCGCTCTTTTTCAAAACTATGCTGCTGCTAATAATCAATTACGTTCCAGCCAGTTGTTTATCAATCTGCAATACGAACTAGCTGGTACTGAAAATCGTATAGCTGTGGAACGGATGCGTTATAACCAAGCTGTACAAGCATACAATCGAGAGATTCAAAGTTTCCCTAACTCACTGGTAGCTAATACTTTCGGTTTTGAAAAGCAGAAATTTTTCCAAGCTAATAATACCCAGGTTCCTAAAATTATGCCGTAA
- a CDS encoding tetratricopeptide repeat protein translates to MPKHVSLISLLVVCGLWSMPKAVHAQALVPHTLQLDTAKLERQGLGLAQEAAQLGQFQQFELALPRARLASQLAPGNDKVWFLLGGLQLQTKNYDAAIASLNRAKTINPKNADVLFAIGSANFQQKKYQAAIENYQAGLKLKPNEADGLFDLGNAYYMVGRLPDAIAQYNKAVAQDKKFWPAINNIGLISYEQGNVDEAIKRWQAAVSIDKQAAEPLLALAVALYTKGDRQQGLTLGETALRIDPRYANVDFLKENLWGDRLVADTQKFLELPRIQAALEQRQNSPANRQEN, encoded by the coding sequence GTGCCTAAACACGTTAGTTTAATTTCTCTTCTGGTTGTCTGTGGTTTGTGGAGTATGCCCAAAGCAGTTCACGCACAAGCACTGGTTCCTCATACGCTGCAACTTGATACAGCGAAATTGGAAAGACAAGGGTTGGGTTTAGCTCAAGAGGCGGCTCAACTAGGACAGTTTCAGCAGTTTGAGTTAGCTTTGCCAAGGGCAAGGCTGGCTAGTCAGTTAGCGCCAGGGAATGACAAGGTATGGTTTCTTTTGGGTGGTTTGCAACTGCAAACTAAAAATTATGATGCAGCGATCGCATCTCTGAATCGAGCCAAAACCATCAATCCCAAGAATGCTGATGTGCTGTTTGCGATAGGTTCGGCTAATTTTCAACAGAAAAAATATCAAGCTGCTATTGAAAATTACCAAGCTGGTTTGAAGTTAAAACCCAATGAAGCAGACGGTTTGTTTGATTTGGGTAATGCTTATTACATGGTAGGACGATTGCCTGATGCGATCGCTCAATACAATAAAGCCGTAGCTCAAGATAAAAAATTCTGGCCAGCAATTAATAACATCGGTTTAATCAGCTACGAACAAGGCAATGTGGACGAAGCAATTAAACGATGGCAAGCTGCTGTGTCCATAGATAAACAAGCCGCAGAACCTTTACTAGCCCTAGCCGTGGCACTGTACACCAAAGGCGATCGCCAACAAGGTTTAACTTTAGGTGAAACTGCACTGCGCATTGATCCGCGTTACGCCAATGTAGATTTTCTCAAAGAAAATCTTTGGGGCGATCGCTTAGTGGCTGATACGCAAAAATTCCTAGAGTTACCGCGTATTCAGGCGGCTTTAGAACAGCGACAAAACTCACCAGCTAATAGACAGGAAAATTAA
- a CDS encoding ABC transporter ATP-binding protein: MTTMIWMESITKTYQLGEVSVPILKGIQLGIEEGEYVSIMGASGSGKSTLMNIMGCLDRPSNGHYIFEGRNLTTYDDDELAYIRNQRIGFVFQQFNLLSRATALENVMLPMVYANIPKSKRRQRALEALKRVGLGERVLNRPSQLSGGQQQRVAIARALVNRPALVLADEPTGALDTETSYEVMNLLTELNEQGITIVIVTHEPDIAAQTKRVIRVQDGLIVSS, encoded by the coding sequence ATGACAACGATGATTTGGATGGAATCTATTACTAAAACCTACCAATTAGGAGAAGTTAGCGTTCCCATACTCAAAGGCATTCAACTAGGCATTGAAGAAGGTGAATATGTATCCATCATGGGTGCGTCAGGTTCTGGTAAATCCACACTCATGAATATTATGGGATGTTTGGATCGTCCTAGTAATGGACACTATATTTTTGAGGGCAGAAATTTAACTACCTATGATGATGATGAACTAGCCTATATTCGCAATCAAAGAATAGGTTTTGTTTTTCAACAGTTTAATTTATTATCACGAGCTACAGCCTTAGAAAATGTCATGCTACCAATGGTGTATGCCAATATACCCAAAAGTAAACGCCGCCAAAGAGCATTAGAAGCATTGAAAAGAGTAGGATTAGGAGAACGAGTTCTCAACCGCCCCAGTCAACTTTCTGGGGGACAACAACAACGAGTTGCGATCGCGCGTGCTTTAGTCAATCGTCCAGCTTTAGTTTTAGCAGATGAGCCTACAGGCGCTTTGGACACTGAAACTTCTTATGAAGTGATGAATTTATTAACAGAGTTAAATGAGCAAGGAATTACTATTGTTATTGTTACCCATGAGCCAGATATTGCCGCTCAAACTAAGAGAGTTATTCGCGTTCAAGATGGTTTAATTGTATCGTCATAA
- a CDS encoding ABC transporter permease: MLKVFKKKDTRTVPFLEILSMAVETLWSNKLRTGLTMLGVIIGIASVIAITSVGQGVQKSVEQQIQALGSNVIQVLAGAARSGNVRQGLGSTSTLTWEDAKAIAGQAPSAEIVSAYLQRNAQVVYAGENTSTTIYGTDLNYPDARNTYPQEGRFFTQEELDSSAQVAVLGPTVQRTLFGRGGKPIGEKIRIQGEAYEVIGITEAKGSQGPVDRDDQIFIPLTTMSKRLVGNNALTGVSVSGILIKSNNPEQLEAAQFQVTNILRLRHEIYPPQADDFRLTNQADIVSTFTNVVGLFTILVVAIAGISLVVGGIGIANIMLVSVVERTREIGIRKAVGATNSAILNQFLAEAIVISIVGGCIGMGTGILLAFAASTIFKFPFVISIISVIVGFGLSLTVGLIAGVIPARNAAKLDPINALRSD; the protein is encoded by the coding sequence ATGCTTAAGGTTTTTAAGAAAAAAGATACTCGTACCGTTCCGTTTTTAGAAATCTTATCGATGGCAGTTGAAACCCTGTGGAGTAATAAGTTACGCACGGGGTTGACTATGTTGGGTGTGATTATTGGTATTGCTTCGGTTATTGCCATAACCTCTGTGGGTCAGGGGGTGCAAAAGAGTGTGGAGCAACAAATTCAGGCTTTAGGATCAAATGTCATCCAAGTTTTGGCGGGTGCAGCTAGGAGTGGAAATGTAAGGCAGGGGTTAGGTTCTACTAGTACATTAACTTGGGAGGATGCAAAAGCGATCGCTGGGCAAGCACCTTCAGCTGAAATTGTCTCTGCATACCTCCAGCGCAACGCTCAGGTTGTTTACGCTGGTGAAAACACTTCAACCACAATTTATGGTACAGATTTAAACTACCCAGATGCGAGAAATACTTACCCCCAAGAAGGGAGATTCTTTACTCAAGAGGAATTAGATTCATCTGCACAAGTTGCAGTGCTTGGGCCGACAGTTCAAAGAACACTTTTCGGACGGGGTGGTAAACCGATAGGTGAGAAAATTCGTATTCAAGGAGAAGCTTATGAGGTAATTGGCATTACGGAAGCGAAGGGTTCTCAAGGCCCAGTTGATAGAGACGACCAAATATTTATCCCTCTGACCACTATGTCGAAACGGCTGGTGGGAAACAATGCGCTAACTGGCGTATCTGTAAGTGGAATTTTAATTAAATCTAATAATCCAGAACAGTTAGAAGCGGCACAGTTTCAAGTTACTAATATCTTGCGTCTGCGTCATGAGATTTATCCGCCACAAGCTGATGATTTCCGCTTAACTAACCAAGCGGATATTGTCAGTACCTTCACAAATGTAGTGGGTTTATTTACAATTTTGGTAGTAGCGATCGCAGGTATTTCTCTAGTTGTGGGTGGTATTGGTATTGCCAACATTATGCTAGTTTCTGTAGTTGAACGAACGCGGGAAATTGGCATTCGTAAAGCTGTAGGTGCAACCAATTCAGCCATTCTCAATCAATTTTTAGCCGAGGCGATCGTTATTTCGATTGTTGGCGGATGTATTGGAATGGGAACTGGTATTTTACTTGCCTTTGCTGCCTCCACTATTTTCAAATTTCCATTTGTAATATCTATTATTTCCGTTATTGTCGGCTTTGGACTTTCGTTAACAGTTGGCTTAATTGCAGGCGTAATTCCTGCCAGAAATGCCGCTAAATTAGACCCCATTAACGCCTTAAGAAGCGATTAA
- a CDS encoding four helix bundle protein: MSKVERFEDLIAWQKARSLTKHIYQVTQEGDFAKDFGLARQIQRAAVSIMSNIAEGFERTHLGEFHQFLSISKSSCAELRSQLYVALDIGYLEKDKFNQLLYEAEEVARIVGGLRISINKQKQQNNSKLKTQ, translated from the coding sequence ATGAGTAAAGTTGAAAGATTTGAGGATTTAATTGCTTGGCAAAAAGCAAGAAGTCTAACTAAACATATTTATCAAGTGACTCAGGAAGGGGATTTTGCTAAAGATTTTGGATTAGCAAGACAAATACAAAGAGCTGCCGTATCTATTATGTCTAATATTGCTGAGGGTTTTGAGAGAACTCACTTAGGAGAATTTCATCAATTTCTTTCCATATCCAAATCATCGTGTGCTGAATTACGTTCTCAACTTTATGTGGCTTTAGACATAGGTTACTTAGAAAAAGATAAATTTAATCAACTTTTATATGAAGCAGAAGAAGTTGCTAGAATTGTTGGCGGACTTCGTATTTCAATTAATAAGCAAAAACAACAAAATAACTCCAAACTTAAAACTCAGTAA
- a CDS encoding efflux RND transporter periplasmic adaptor subunit: MTTETRPPIDSPALLPQTKKKVKINWLSWLVILGILGGIGYAIYYQVAVVPRQEARSRVLTQALQRQTLPITVSANGTVKPERSINLSPKNSGILKQLLVKEGDVVKQGQILAYMDDSNLRGQLVSAQGQLAQAQANLQKAQAGNRPQDIAQSQAQLDEALANLRKVEAGNRPQDIAQAQARLKSAQANLTQAEDDLRRNQQLYNDGAIALQTVNQKRTARDSAQAQVNEAQQALALQQAGSRQEDIAQARATVKQRQEALALLKAGNRTEDIEVARAQVTSARGSLQNVQAQINDTILRAPFDGVVTQKFADPGAFVTPTTSGSAVSSATSSSILALASRNEVVANLSESNIAKISLGQKVTIRADAYPGVTFEGKVSQIAAQATVEQNVTSFQVKVSLSDPKRLLRSGMNVSADFQAGQLENALVVPTAAVVRRENATGVFISSGNGQPVFTPIETGVTVNRFTEVKSGLKGNERVLLSFPPGMRPQSAPRGGIFPGAGGGGGGGRSGGGRSRGGS, encoded by the coding sequence ATGACAACTGAGACAAGACCCCCAATAGATTCGCCAGCTTTGCTTCCACAAACCAAGAAGAAAGTCAAAATTAATTGGCTGTCTTGGCTGGTTATCTTGGGGATTTTGGGTGGTATTGGCTATGCAATTTATTACCAAGTAGCAGTTGTTCCTCGTCAAGAAGCGAGAAGCAGGGTACTGACACAGGCGCTACAAAGACAGACCCTACCAATTACGGTTTCTGCCAATGGAACCGTCAAGCCTGAACGCTCAATTAACCTCAGTCCTAAAAACTCCGGTATACTCAAGCAACTGCTAGTTAAGGAGGGCGATGTTGTTAAGCAAGGGCAAATTTTAGCTTATATGGATGATTCCAACTTGCGTGGACAACTAGTCTCAGCACAGGGACAACTAGCACAAGCCCAAGCCAACTTGCAAAAAGCACAAGCGGGGAATCGTCCTCAGGATATTGCCCAATCCCAGGCTCAGTTAGATGAAGCATTAGCAAACTTACGCAAGGTAGAAGCAGGTAATCGCCCACAAGATATTGCTCAAGCCCAGGCACGCTTAAAAAGCGCCCAAGCTAACTTAACTCAAGCAGAAGACGATTTACGCCGAAATCAACAACTATATAATGATGGTGCGATCGCACTGCAAACAGTTAATCAAAAACGTACAGCACGCGATAGCGCTCAAGCCCAGGTAAATGAAGCGCAGCAAGCACTGGCTTTACAACAAGCAGGTTCACGCCAAGAAGATATCGCCCAAGCAAGGGCGACAGTCAAGCAAAGACAAGAAGCTTTAGCACTACTCAAAGCAGGGAACCGCACAGAAGACATTGAAGTAGCGAGGGCGCAAGTCACCTCTGCCCGTGGTTCACTGCAAAATGTCCAAGCCCAAATTAATGACACCATATTACGTGCGCCTTTTGACGGTGTTGTTACCCAAAAATTTGCTGATCCTGGTGCTTTTGTGACTCCCACAACTTCAGGTAGTGCAGTTTCTTCAGCCACATCCTCATCAATTTTGGCTTTAGCTTCCCGGAATGAAGTTGTAGCCAATTTATCTGAATCGAATATTGCCAAAATCAGTTTAGGTCAAAAAGTCACAATTAGAGCAGATGCCTATCCTGGTGTCACATTTGAGGGTAAAGTTAGTCAGATTGCAGCCCAAGCCACAGTAGAGCAGAACGTCACCAGTTTCCAAGTGAAAGTATCGCTGAGTGACCCTAAAAGATTACTGCGATCGGGGATGAATGTATCAGCAGATTTTCAAGCCGGTCAATTAGAAAACGCTTTAGTCGTACCCACAGCCGCAGTTGTGCGCCGGGAAAATGCCACAGGTGTATTTATCTCAAGTGGAAATGGTCAGCCAGTGTTTACTCCGATTGAAACTGGAGTCACAGTTAATAGATTTACCGAAGTTAAATCAGGCTTGAAAGGCAACGAAAGAGTATTGCTCAGTTTCCCACCAGGAATGAGACCACAATCGGCTCCAAGAGGCGGAATTTTCCCAGGTGCAGGTGGTGGCGGAGGCGGTGGTCGTTCCGGTGGCGGTCGTTCTCGAGGGGGGTCTTAG
- a CDS encoding response regulator has protein sequence MKTVLIVEDDLINARVFSKILTKRGGLGVKHTENVEEVIKIAQSKEADLILMDVSLSRSVYQGQSVDGIKITQMLKSDPQTANLPVILVTAHAMEGDRENFLKLSGADGYISKPVVDHQQFVDQIMALLPGDK, from the coding sequence ATGAAAACCGTTTTGATTGTCGAAGACGATCTAATTAATGCTCGTGTGTTCTCGAAGATTTTGACCAAGCGCGGCGGCTTGGGTGTAAAACATACTGAAAATGTAGAAGAAGTTATCAAAATTGCTCAATCAAAAGAAGCAGACTTAATTTTAATGGATGTTTCTCTATCTAGGAGCGTCTACCAAGGTCAATCGGTGGACGGTATCAAGATTACACAAATGTTAAAATCTGATCCGCAAACTGCTAATTTACCTGTAATTTTAGTTACAGCACACGCGATGGAAGGCGATCGCGAGAACTTCCTCAAACTTAGTGGTGCTGATGGTTACATCTCTAAGCCTGTGGTAGACCACCAACAGTTTGTTGACCAAATCATGGCACTTCTCCCTGGTGACAAATAA
- a CDS encoding aldo/keto reductase — protein MQTNQELSLPRMGCGTWAWGNQLLWGYNESMDGQLQAVFNLCVNNGVTLFDTGDSYGTGRLNGRSESLLGQFSREYQGINQENICIATKLAAYPWRWTRQSMINACKSSAGRLGRNVDLVQMHWSTANYAPWQEEGLLDGLADLYEQGLVKGVGLSNYGTKRLQRVHQKFAERGVPIKTLQVQYSLLSTYPVTELGLKDVCDQLGIKLIAYSPLALGILTGKYSEKGPFPRGVRGLLFRQLLPGVRSLLQCLRDVAASRNKTMSQVALNWCIAKGTIPIPGAKSIQQAQENIGALGWELDFGEVAELDKAAASSDKKMVQNIFQTK, from the coding sequence ATGCAAACTAACCAAGAATTATCACTCCCCAGGATGGGTTGTGGAACTTGGGCATGGGGAAACCAACTGCTTTGGGGATATAACGAAAGCATGGACGGGCAATTACAAGCCGTCTTTAACCTCTGTGTGAACAATGGTGTTACCTTGTTTGATACGGGTGATTCTTACGGAACGGGAAGATTGAACGGGCGCAGTGAGTCGCTGCTCGGGCAATTTTCTAGAGAATACCAAGGTATCAATCAAGAAAATATTTGCATTGCCACTAAGTTGGCGGCTTACCCTTGGCGATGGACACGCCAGTCTATGATAAATGCCTGCAAGTCCTCTGCTGGCCGTCTGGGTAGAAATGTTGATTTAGTACAAATGCACTGGTCAACAGCAAATTATGCGCCTTGGCAGGAAGAAGGTTTGTTAGATGGTTTAGCTGACTTGTATGAACAAGGGTTAGTCAAAGGTGTAGGGCTATCTAATTACGGAACTAAGAGGCTGCAAAGGGTGCATCAAAAGTTTGCAGAGCGAGGAGTGCCGATTAAGACTTTGCAAGTACAGTATTCATTATTATCTACCTATCCCGTCACCGAATTGGGATTGAAAGATGTTTGTGATCAACTGGGTATAAAACTCATTGCTTACAGCCCTTTGGCTTTGGGGATACTGACTGGCAAATATTCAGAGAAGGGGCCTTTTCCTCGTGGTGTGCGGGGTTTATTGTTTAGACAGTTGTTGCCTGGGGTGCGATCGCTCTTACAATGTTTAAGAGATGTGGCAGCATCTAGAAATAAAACCATGTCCCAAGTAGCGCTTAACTGGTGTATTGCCAAAGGAACCATCCCCATTCCCGGCGCAAAATCCATACAACAGGCGCAGGAGAATATCGGCGCTTTGGGTTGGGAATTAGACTTTGGTGAAGTCGCTGAGTTAGATAAAGCTGCTGCCAGTTCAGATAAAAAAATGGTGCAAAATATTTTTCAGACGAAATAG
- a CDS encoding DUF4336 domain-containing protein, with the protein MRNDTLEQINSRDWSWSYWFTLPLYPYGKRQTLRQEVIKDTIWTFDQMQGIFYVVVPIRMTVVKLEKGGILVYAPVAPTPECIRLVNELVAEHGDVKYIILPTISGLEHKVFVGPFARCFPQAQVFVTPNQWSFPLNLPLSWLGLPQKRTHILPEDSSVVPFADEFDYAILDTIDLGPGKFAEVAFFHKRSHTLLVTDSIVSVTADPPAIVQLDPYPLLFHAKDKASDIVADNLANRRKGWERITLFALYFRPSALDVPSWGEVWKEALKAPERSYKAYFGLFPFKWQPDWRRSFTALHGDGRLFVAPVLQTLILNRAPKETINWADKVASWDFQWIIPCHFDAPIKAEPHQFRQAFSFLEKQTAAGSLSTSTYPLPEKDFQLLQEINSGLSKSGIVPPAKGQV; encoded by the coding sequence GTGCGTAATGATACGTTGGAACAAATTAATTCTAGAGACTGGTCATGGTCTTATTGGTTTACTTTGCCATTGTATCCATACGGTAAACGGCAGACACTCAGACAAGAAGTCATTAAAGATACTATCTGGACTTTCGACCAGATGCAGGGAATTTTTTACGTAGTTGTCCCTATTCGTATGACTGTAGTCAAATTGGAGAAGGGAGGAATATTAGTATATGCACCTGTTGCGCCTACACCTGAATGTATTCGATTAGTCAATGAGTTGGTAGCAGAACACGGTGATGTGAAATATATCATTCTGCCAACTATTTCCGGACTAGAACATAAGGTATTTGTCGGCCCCTTCGCCAGATGTTTTCCCCAAGCACAGGTATTTGTTACCCCTAATCAATGGAGTTTCCCTCTTAATCTTCCCCTCAGTTGGCTGGGTTTACCCCAAAAACGTACTCATATACTCCCAGAAGATAGTAGCGTAGTTCCCTTTGCTGATGAATTTGACTATGCAATTTTAGATACAATTGACCTTGGCCCTGGTAAGTTTGCAGAGGTAGCATTTTTCCATAAGCGATCGCACACTCTGCTTGTAACCGATTCTATCGTGTCTGTAACCGCAGATCCGCCAGCGATCGTCCAATTAGATCCCTATCCTTTACTATTCCACGCTAAAGATAAAGCCTCGGATATCGTTGCAGATAATCTAGCCAACCGCCGTAAGGGATGGGAACGCATCACCTTATTCGCCTTATATTTCCGTCCCAGCGCCTTAGACGTACCCAGTTGGGGCGAGGTATGGAAAGAAGCTTTAAAAGCACCAGAACGCTCTTATAAAGCTTATTTTGGCTTGTTTCCTTTTAAATGGCAACCAGATTGGCGGCGATCGTTTACTGCTTTGCATGGCGATGGACGCTTATTTGTCGCGCCAGTTCTTCAGACTTTAATTCTTAACCGCGCACCCAAAGAAACTATTAACTGGGCTGATAAAGTAGCAAGTTGGGATTTTCAATGGATTATTCCTTGCCATTTTGATGCCCCAATTAAAGCAGAACCCCATCAATTCCGCCAAGCATTCTCATTTTTAGAAAAGCAAACTGCTGCGGGTAGCTTAAGTACTAGCACTTACCCTTTACCAGAAAAAGATTTTCAACTGTTGCAAGAAATTAATAGTGGTTTATCTAAAAGCGGGATTGTACCACCCGCAAAAGGGCAAGTATAA
- a CDS encoding TPM domain-containing protein has translation MQFNLLKPKQILAIGLFSSVMFLSPLSSLALTVKEVPNPRQRGVWVTDMAGILNNETESQINQLISQLETKNGTEMAVVTVPKTSPADSPKAFATELFNYWGVGKKGKDNGVLFLISVGDRRVEIETGYGVEPILPDAQVGNIINSQIIPRFKKKDFAGGTLAGTKALVVILESERSHTVGVSPSPFTSNPQTSQPENNSNPWVFVTMVGASILGVGGAAAYLRRKNKIFIPPSGRTRKKQGNYIFCCADCQKPMVKVDAATVEEHLNKAEKTAQKLGSVSFEGWKCPNCSDKLTDTGFNIVALESHLSRFTRFKRCPHCEELTVTRTETTVVSPTQHNVGRRLITDKCHSCAYHNKTEEIIPRLPPPPPPPPPSSGGWGGGGGSDFGGGGGSFDGGSSGGGGAGGSW, from the coding sequence ATGCAATTTAATTTACTAAAACCAAAACAGATTTTGGCAATAGGTTTATTCTCTTCTGTCATGTTCCTTTCTCCTCTTTCTAGCTTGGCTTTGACTGTCAAAGAAGTTCCTAATCCTCGACAACGTGGTGTTTGGGTAACTGATATGGCAGGAATCCTCAACAATGAAACAGAAAGCCAAATCAATCAACTCATTTCTCAACTTGAGACAAAAAACGGCACAGAAATGGCAGTAGTAACAGTGCCGAAAACTTCTCCGGCTGATAGTCCAAAAGCATTTGCTACAGAATTGTTCAATTATTGGGGAGTTGGTAAGAAAGGTAAAGATAATGGTGTATTGTTCTTAATTTCTGTTGGCGATCGCCGTGTGGAAATTGAAACAGGTTACGGTGTCGAACCCATATTACCAGATGCACAAGTAGGCAATATTATTAATAGCCAAATCATCCCGCGATTCAAAAAAAAGGATTTTGCAGGTGGTACACTGGCAGGAACTAAAGCCTTAGTAGTTATTCTAGAATCTGAGCGATCGCATACGGTGGGCGTTTCGCCATCGCCTTTCACCTCCAACCCCCAAACCTCTCAACCGGAAAATAACTCTAACCCTTGGGTATTTGTAACTATGGTAGGCGCATCTATACTAGGAGTTGGCGGTGCGGCTGCTTATTTGCGGCGGAAAAATAAAATTTTCATTCCCCCTTCAGGACGTACACGCAAAAAACAAGGCAATTACATCTTCTGCTGTGCTGATTGTCAAAAACCGATGGTAAAAGTAGATGCAGCTACAGTTGAGGAACACCTGAACAAAGCCGAAAAAACTGCACAAAAATTAGGTAGTGTCAGCTTTGAGGGTTGGAAATGTCCAAATTGCAGCGATAAACTCACAGATACAGGCTTTAATATAGTTGCCCTGGAATCCCATTTATCTCGATTTACTCGATTTAAGCGGTGTCCTCATTGTGAGGAACTGACTGTTACCCGCACTGAAACAACCGTCGTTAGCCCCACACAACACAATGTTGGCAGAAGATTAATTACTGATAAATGTCATAGTTGTGCATATCACAACAAGACGGAGGAAATAATTCCCCGCCTACCACCTCCACCACCTCCACCACCTCCTAGTTCTGGCGGTTGGGGTGGAGGGGGTGGTAGTGACTTTGGCGGAGGCGGTGGTAGCTTTGATGGCGGAAGTAGCGGCGGCGGTGGTGCTGGTGGTAGTTGGTAG